The window TTTATCCCCAAATAGTTATCAAGAATCTGTACGCTACACCTCCGTCGCTCTTTGTGCCGTCGGCACCTCCGTGACATTGCGTTTACCTCCGTTCCCTCAGTGACTCCGTGTGCCTATTATATAAGAGTTTTAGTCTATCACTCCATATTTCGGAAGAACCACTTTTCTAAGCAAATCCTTATCCCGAACTGGCGTAACAACTACGAAAGACATCAAGCATACCACCCCCTCTCCCCTTTGGAGAGGGGCAGAGGGGTGAGGCTTTTTCCCTACTTCTAGGTATTGCACTATTCCTTACAACATCCTACCTTTGCATTAACAAATCAAAGGTGAGCTCTAGAATCATTGATAAGGTCACAAAAAGCCCTATGGGGCGTGCTGTGACTATATCGAAGATTTACAGAACATACCTGAATTTAAAACAATTTAAAATGATAAAGAAAAGAACCGTAAAACAGATTTTATGTAAATCGGCGTTTGTTTTCGCCGCTACGTTCGTTCTTTCGCTGCCCACTTACGCAAGGCACGAGAACGAAGTGAAAGTTAATACCGAAGCCAATATTAAGGGACGCGTTGTGGATAGTAAAACACAACATCCTCTTTCGCACGTGAGCGTGCTGGTTTTGGGTACAGTTATCACTACCACCACCGATGCCGATGGCCATTTTATGCTGCGAAATCTGCCTGTGGGAAAGGTGATTGTGGAAGTGCGCTCGGCTGGTTATAGGGCTTACAAACACGAGGTGACAACGCAAAAAAATAATACCCATGAGCTGAATGTGATGCTCAAACCCGACGAAATTGCGCTCGACGAGGTTGTTGTGTCGGCCAATCGTAGTCAAACACTTAGACGTGAGTCGCCTGTGGTTGTGAATGTTCTGGACACGAAGTTGCTCGAGTCTACCCATTCTACAACCTTGGTGCAGGGTTTAAACTTCCAACCGGGCGTGCGAACCGAAGATAATTGCACCAATTGCGGATTCTCGCAGGTGCGCATCAATGGGCTTGATGGTCATTATTCGCAAATATTAATCGACTCGCGACCCGTTTTCACGGCCCTTCAAGGTGTTTATGGACTCGAACAGATACCCTCTAACATGGTGCAACGTGTTGAAATTGTTCGCGGTGGTGGCTCGGCGCTCTTCGGTGCTTCGGCCATTGGTGGCACCATCAACATCATTACCAAAGAACCTAGCGAAAATTCGGCCGATGTGGCGCACACCATCACAGGCGCAACAAATGGCTCTACTGCTTTCGACAACAACACCACGGGCAACCTATCGGTTGTTACAACCAATAATAGAGCTGGGTTTTATCTCTATGGACAAAGCCGACACCGCACTGCTTACGACCGCGATGGCGATGGTTACACCGACCTTCCCACGCTAGATAATAAAACTGTGGGGCTTAGCTCTTTCTTCCGACTCACCGATTACTCCAAAATAACCCTTAAATACCACGGCTTGAAGGAGTATAGACGTGGCGGAAACAAACTTTACTTGCCTGCTCACGAGGCCAATATTGCCGAACAAATCGAACATACCATCAACGGCGGAAGTTTGGGCTACGACCTCTTTAGCCTTAATGGTAAGGGACATTTCAGTGCTTATGCCTCGTTTCAAAACGTTGACCGTAAGAGTTATTACGGCGGACTGGGCGAACTGGCCACCGCTGCCGATGGACTTAAGGCCTTGAACGAAGCCTATAAACTGGGACTTAACCTCGATATGAGCGAAGACGATGCCGCCACGCTGCCCGCCAACCAACAACAAACGCTGGCCGATGCGCAAGCCTACGACAAAGCACAACGAGCCTATAACCTTACGTATAACATCAATTACATAGCTGGTGCGCAATATGTGTACAATTTCGACCGTCTGTGGTTCATGCCTTCGAGTCTTGTTGTGGGGGCCGAATATAGCTACGACCGCATTAAAGACCACTCTCTGGGCTACAACAGCCTGATGGAACAGCGCGTGAATATTGGTAGCTTCTTTGCTCAAAACGAATGGAAAAACAACCATTGGGGCTTGCTTCTGGGCGGACGACTAGACAAACACAACCTTATCTCGCATCTTATCTTTAGTCCGCGCGTTAATCTGCGCTACAATCCCACGCCCAACACCAATTTCCGACTTACTTACGCTGGCGGATTTAGAGCCCCACAGGCTTTTGATGAAGACCTTCATACGCGTATTGCTGATGGCGACCGTGTGAAAATTGCGTTGGCTAAGGATTTGAAAGAGGAACGTTCGCACAGCTTTAGTGCATCGGCCGACCTCTATAAAAGTTTTGGAACAGTACAAACCAACGTTCTTATTGAGGGCTTTTACACACGCCTTAACAACATGTTTGCTACACGCAAACTGGCTGATGATGTGATTATTGATGGCGCACGTGTTGAAGAACGCTTCAATTCTAACGGTGCAACGGTGTATGGAATTAACCTCGAGGGCAAGGCTTCGCTCTCGTCGTGGGCGCAATTGCAAGCTGGTTTTACTTGGCAAAACAGCCGTTATCGCACGCCCGAAGAATGGGACGACGATGCTGCTCCCGAGTTTAAAACCACTAAACGTCTGCTGCGAACGCCCAACACCTACGGATATTTCACCCTCACTGTGCATCCCACCATCGATTTTGCCCTATCGTTATCGGGCGTTTACACGGGTAGAATGTATGTTGGTCACCCCAAAGGGGGGAGCGAGCGCACCAACGACTTTGCTATCATTGAGCACACTCCCGCGTTTCTCACGCTTAACCTGAAGCTTGCCTATAATTTCTACATAACTAAGCAGGTGAAATTGGAGGCTAGTGCGGGGGTGCAAAACATGCTCGATGCTTACCAAAAGGATTTGGATAAAGGGGCTTCGCGTGCCTCCGACTATGTTTACGGACCTACTCAACCCCGCAGTTTGTTTCTTGGGGTGAAGTTTTCGTACTAGGTATTATGTCTTTTTATCCAAAAACAGTGGGTAGAGTTGTTTTGATTTTGTGTATTGCTGGACACATTGCCGATGTTGTTATTGAAAATGTGGTGCACTACGCTCAAACAATATCATAGGCAAGATGCCGACAAGCCAACAAAAGATGAACTGGATGAAATGTAAGCAACATCAATTGTGTGATTAGTGGTCTTACAATTGATTTGGGTTTAAAAAGCTGGGTGTAATGATTGAAAGCTACGGTAAATAGACTTTACAAAACGCATTTCAGTACTACACCACTTCTAGAAAGGCAAAAACGCCTGTAGGCGATGCCCCAAAATAGGCTTTTAATGCCCCAAACGAGACCAAAATGGTGTAAGTGCTTGTGCATAAGCACGCTAACACAAAAATGAATATTGCATAAAGGCAGGAGCTTAAATCATAACTTTTGCGCTGCTTTTTGAGTTTTTAGTGAGAAAAAGGTGCTAATTCTATGCTTATTGCGCCTTTTTCCCACTTTT of the Prevotella melaninogenica genome contains:
- a CDS encoding TonB-dependent receptor — protein: MIKKRTVKQILCKSAFVFAATFVLSLPTYARHENEVKVNTEANIKGRVVDSKTQHPLSHVSVLVLGTVITTTTDADGHFMLRNLPVGKVIVEVRSAGYRAYKHEVTTQKNNTHELNVMLKPDEIALDEVVVSANRSQTLRRESPVVVNVLDTKLLESTHSTTLVQGLNFQPGVRTEDNCTNCGFSQVRINGLDGHYSQILIDSRPVFTALQGVYGLEQIPSNMVQRVEIVRGGGSALFGASAIGGTINIITKEPSENSADVAHTITGATNGSTAFDNNTTGNLSVVTTNNRAGFYLYGQSRHRTAYDRDGDGYTDLPTLDNKTVGLSSFFRLTDYSKITLKYHGLKEYRRGGNKLYLPAHEANIAEQIEHTINGGSLGYDLFSLNGKGHFSAYASFQNVDRKSYYGGLGELATAADGLKALNEAYKLGLNLDMSEDDAATLPANQQQTLADAQAYDKAQRAYNLTYNINYIAGAQYVYNFDRLWFMPSSLVVGAEYSYDRIKDHSLGYNSLMEQRVNIGSFFAQNEWKNNHWGLLLGGRLDKHNLISHLIFSPRVNLRYNPTPNTNFRLTYAGGFRAPQAFDEDLHTRIADGDRVKIALAKDLKEERSHSFSASADLYKSFGTVQTNVLIEGFYTRLNNMFATRKLADDVIIDGARVEERFNSNGATVYGINLEGKASLSSWAQLQAGFTWQNSRYRTPEEWDDDAAPEFKTTKRLLRTPNTYGYFTLTVHPTIDFALSLSGVYTGRMYVGHPKGGSERTNDFAIIEHTPAFLTLNLKLAYNFYITKQVKLEASAGVQNMLDAYQKDLDKGASRASDYVYGPTQPRSLFLGVKFSY